The Thermococcus thermotolerans genome contains a region encoding:
- the hypE gene encoding hydrogenase expression/formation protein HypE gives MVKKIKLEHGAGGEIMEELLRDVVLRTLTLKSAGGIGLDALDDGATIPLGDKHLVFTIDGHTVRPLFFPGGDIGRLSVSGTVNDLAVMGAKPLALANSMIIGEGFDGEDLKKILNSMDETAREVPVPIVTGDTKVVEDEIGIFVITAGIGIAERPVTDSGAKVGDVVLVSGTVGDHGIALMSHREGIAFETELESDVAPIWEVVEAVAKAIGWENIHAMKDPTRGGLSNALNEMARKADVGILIRENDVPVRPEVRAASDMLGISPFDVANEGKVVMVVPREHAEEALEAMRRTEKGKNAAIIGEVIDRYRGKVLVETGIGGKRFLEPPAGDPVPRVC, from the coding sequence ATGGTGAAGAAAATAAAGCTCGAACACGGAGCAGGTGGAGAAATAATGGAGGAGCTCTTGAGGGACGTCGTACTGAGGACACTAACCCTCAAGAGCGCAGGAGGAATCGGACTGGATGCCCTCGACGATGGGGCGACGATACCCCTCGGCGACAAACACCTCGTCTTTACAATAGACGGACACACAGTGAGGCCGCTCTTCTTTCCGGGGGGAGACATCGGCCGTCTTTCAGTCAGCGGGACGGTGAACGATCTAGCAGTTATGGGAGCAAAGCCCCTCGCTCTGGCCAACTCCATGATAATCGGCGAGGGGTTCGACGGCGAAGACCTGAAGAAAATCCTGAACTCGATGGACGAAACCGCCAGAGAGGTGCCCGTTCCCATCGTTACCGGCGACACAAAGGTCGTCGAGGATGAGATAGGAATCTTCGTCATAACGGCTGGAATCGGAATCGCTGAGAGGCCGGTAACCGATTCGGGGGCGAAGGTCGGCGATGTCGTCCTCGTTAGCGGCACCGTTGGCGACCACGGGATAGCGCTGATGAGCCACCGCGAGGGAATAGCTTTCGAGACCGAGCTGGAGAGCGACGTTGCGCCGATATGGGAGGTCGTTGAGGCGGTAGCCAAAGCAATAGGCTGGGAGAACATCCACGCCATGAAGGATCCGACGAGGGGCGGGCTGAGCAACGCCCTCAACGAGATGGCCAGAAAAGCGGACGTCGGCATACTCATAAGGGAGAACGATGTCCCCGTCAGACCGGAGGTCAGGGCAGCGAGCGACATGCTCGGAATAAGCCCCTTCGATGTAGCCAACGAGGGCAAGGTCGTCATGGTCGTCCCAAGGGAGCACGCGGAGGAAGCGCTGGAAGCTATGAGGCGCACCGAGAAGGGTAAGAACGCGGCCATAATAGGCGAGGTCATAGACCGCTACAGGGGCAAAGTTCTGGTCGAGACAGGCATAGGAGGAAAACGCTTCCTTGAGCCTCCCGCGGGAGACCCGGTTCCAAGGGTCTGCTGA
- a CDS encoding HEPN domain-containing protein, producing MSRYEGMLKKAQESLEAAKTLLERGFYGFALSRAYYTMFYCTEAILLTKGISVSKHSTLIALFGKEFIKTGEVPHKFFTHLRTAFNLRQTADYSFVVGITEEEARENIRRAKEFLEFTRTYLSSKGFLEE from the coding sequence ATGAGTAGATATGAAGGGATGCTTAAGAAAGCTCAGGAGAGCCTTGAGGCAGCAAAAACCCTACTGGAGAGAGGTTTCTATGGGTTCGCCCTCTCAAGAGCTTACTACACAATGTTCTACTGTACCGAGGCCATTCTGCTGACGAAGGGCATAAGCGTCTCAAAACACTCCACTCTAATAGCCCTTTTTGGCAAGGAGTTCATTAAGACAGGCGAAGTTCCTCATAAGTTTTTCACACACCTGCGGACGGCATTTAACCTGCGGCAGACGGCTGATTATTCCTTTGTCGTCGGGATAACCGAGGAAGAGGCGCGCGAGAACATAAGGCGTGCCAAGGAGTTCCTTGAATTCACTAGGACTTACCTCTCATCTAAAGGCTTTTTGGAGGAATGA
- a CDS encoding cysteine desulfurase, which translates to MRIPEDVRKDIPLTSEVIYFDNTATSLTPKPVIEAMDEYYLRYRANVHRGIHRLSQMATHKYEESRKVVADFLNAKFEEIVFTKNTSESLNLVALGLEHLFKPGDRIVTTPYEHHSDLLPWQRLAKKLGLKLEYIEGDDEGNLDLSDAEKKIKGAKLVAVQHVSNALGVIHEVEELGKMAKEAGAIFVVDAAQSAGHMEVDVRKMNADFLGLSGHKGPMGPTGIGVLYINEEFFDTFEPPLIGGGTIEDVDLCCYKLTEPPERFEAGTPNIGGAIGLAAGIRYIEKIGIDKIERQEHKLVKRITEGLDELEVPWYGPRNLKKHAGVVSFNVPGLHPHDVAAVLDNHNIMVRSGHHCALPVMKRLGINGTVRASFHVYNSLEEVETFLGVMEELMKSLRS; encoded by the coding sequence ATGAGGATTCCGGAGGATGTTAGGAAGGACATACCCCTGACTTCTGAGGTAATATACTTTGACAACACGGCCACTTCGCTCACGCCGAAGCCGGTTATAGAGGCGATGGACGAGTACTACCTCAGGTACCGCGCCAACGTCCACAGGGGAATACACAGGCTCTCCCAGATGGCGACCCACAAATACGAGGAGAGCAGGAAGGTGGTTGCCGACTTCCTCAACGCCAAGTTCGAGGAGATAGTCTTCACCAAGAACACGAGCGAGAGCCTCAACCTCGTTGCTTTGGGGCTCGAACACCTCTTCAAGCCCGGCGACAGGATAGTGACGACTCCCTACGAGCACCACTCCGATCTGCTCCCCTGGCAGAGGTTAGCGAAAAAGCTCGGCCTCAAGCTTGAGTACATAGAAGGCGACGACGAGGGCAACCTGGATTTGAGCGACGCCGAGAAGAAGATTAAAGGGGCGAAGCTTGTAGCAGTTCAGCATGTCTCCAATGCCCTCGGAGTTATCCACGAGGTCGAGGAGCTTGGCAAGATGGCCAAGGAAGCTGGAGCGATATTCGTCGTCGATGCCGCCCAGAGCGCTGGCCACATGGAAGTCGATGTAAGAAAGATGAACGCCGACTTCCTCGGACTTTCCGGCCACAAGGGGCCGATGGGACCAACTGGCATAGGCGTTCTCTACATCAACGAGGAGTTCTTTGATACTTTCGAGCCTCCACTGATAGGTGGAGGAACGATAGAGGATGTTGACCTGTGCTGTTACAAGCTGACCGAGCCTCCGGAAAGGTTCGAGGCCGGAACGCCCAACATAGGCGGTGCGATAGGTCTCGCCGCTGGAATAAGGTACATCGAGAAAATAGGGATAGACAAGATCGAAAGACAGGAGCACAAGCTGGTCAAGAGGATAACAGAGGGGCTTGATGAGCTTGAAGTCCCGTGGTACGGGCCGAGGAACCTGAAGAAACACGCCGGTGTGGTGAGCTTCAACGTCCCCGGCCTTCACCCCCACGACGTTGCCGCGGTTCTCGACAACCACAACATCATGGTCCGCTCCGGCCACCACTGTGCTCTGCCCGTCATGAAGAGGCTCGGAATAAACGGCACCGTAAGAGCGTCATTCCACGTCTACAACAGCCTCGAAGAGGTCGAGACTTTCCTCGGCGTCATGGAAGAGCTGATGAAAAGTTTGAGGAGTTAG